In a single window of the Drosophila miranda strain MSH22 chromosome XL, D.miranda_PacBio2.1, whole genome shotgun sequence genome:
- the LOC108155930 gene encoding anaphase-promoting complex subunit 1 produces the protein MIAVAEPPREFVPRGRQAAEEHPGPPDQPLSKYQPTEHFLLQRLQNVNISAGSVTEEPQEFWSIREIYDDYEASYERTHRRTQLIEHVKKCGPKTAAATQLSSLPRNLLNPEMKHREEPMCDYMVNNEEELYVNKNTVIWTQGLGDADDGVYKRMCFTTDFPVKFACFLNRTFVRGRLAQMKATIESDDDSLKAICVMDSDAMRVYCNDGEDFLASVEFPVAQLWQTKHGLLLEKDADNALISNLSIPMPRLFSMSHPLHEACPVVLKTCTNATGYVIEPEYSVIYTTEDSDLVLLYDAKFSKHFVTRLRKVTPEEVNLVQQDLGHTTIGPRSSSATSFSTPKATGTTPKVLPNVSGFLGRNNTTTTSSGGAHAHTPLGHNLSKFGLSQSQSFSGVLGQTNRASLGTPLSQLQSSFGQSMSAKDMRKMSHVKPAKPIEPEMCLEHIWTENTYDRQREFCEMATRGFIHTDLVGQTYMCYLLARSCRLQMVRITGYGSTDVQLSTMASTLPAKDAVGLSRMHMIAVLDPGGSLILYTGTVLISKVHITPLLASSVPSISMVTPKVVPTTTGGEGCAKATTSRSSFEGVRRSSLLPSKAPSDLAAFDEELHMLSPIAPQVICYTPRQAHNICKSLRDPAGNRLTLVYATGRMLRIALPLLNDTRLVTRCIATLRQVLNPTQFLHFIIRWYSARNPPGSRDLSSEQEWQIFRSTLLALMGCTAAPDMETSETYGRCATPVPHSPQTEESGGAGGDCLSASLQNEPKKRRKYNDCEEYTDEDWEFLLLQTTLAPCGSDGHSYSVDMSAPLFQMIPAIFYSLHLLYEDLKLDVIFQAAESYLAGFLHQMAIDMQLDNYVLHYVLDFPELTHKTSKLSLLSFEHGAMMQHQELLRVPTPSVFGQMEHIVMAREEVLPYNFIECINERSRNMLQLLSLVLHGPERIKHWWQLLELPEAVQSNYPKRPKRTITGGVSKYHQLLELLLAMRFKRQDIERFPAAVHLIVADALEEARVAPPISSCMSAYDLILRPELASHFTLAFLEKSIEQPHCGRLYKEDSLSARCAMGVGQEWMTTEPDANLRHDDMDNMDTKLLRLRFPDDMRVEEVRRLLSSSEPVPIEVHQSPGTSDHEFIEEQEKQLFALCARTMTLPLGRGMFTLRTLLPKPSDSVPMPKLCLVGREPHKGTTIEMQQIEFPANMSMWPSFHNGVATGLKVSPQAQDVDSTWIVYNKPKAQANNALEHAGFLMALGLNGHLKTLSFMSVYKYLVKCDEMTNVGLLLGISAAHRGTMDTKITKLLSVHLEALLPATAMELDIPQSTQVAALMGIGMLYQGSAKRHIAEVLLQEIGRPPGPEMENCVERESYAMTAGLALGLVTLGQGESPAGLRDLQLPDTLHYYMMGGVKRPITGSQKEKYRLASFQVREGENVNIDVTAPGATLALGLMFFNSGNTAIAEWMQPPDSRYLLDMVRPDFLLLRTIARGLILWENVLPDNEWFQAQFPANLRVHLRMPMRDDEPQAEDGDVDYEAITQAYCNIVAGAAFCIGLKYAGTENSVAFATLRAAIKEFLGFPGTPMGECAGRTTVESCLMVLLISISLVFAGSGNCEILRIIRFLRSRVGPQYPHITYGSHMAIHMSLGLLFLGAGRFTIAKTPESIAALVCAFFPKFPIHSNDNRYHLQALRHLYVLAVEPRLFLPRDIDTNQLCLCNVSVLEVGASELRRLPIAPCILPELSTLQKVIVDDENYWPVCFERSRNWHQLEKALELSAPIDIKKRTGCLSHLEDPDRLKSMLAQTLTLEQSICWQMDTNDLKRFQAEVLVKPFISRCLDIKGTQLSHEELVKRHQLILLFYNAVVKDRMHLLPVYLTLFDHVTKPMPNNTDVWQLKLIDSYLRRGKESDHSRLSVELIQMMQEIFKQQMEASTTQLCIPLRAFLSKKRLEPSYVATISGPDLQRVFCLINYYNLMPNMLTGVDLTGGSVNYLHLLFAFRQLNLGPNTVFGLLKILQALACCQPTILEEAPSILTMAMGGP, from the exons ATGATAGCCGTCGCAGAACCGCCACGGGAATTCGTTCCGCGTGGTCGTCAGGCGGCTGAAGAGCATCCCGGTCCACCGGATCAGCCGCTGTCCAAATACCAGCCCACCGAGCATTTTCTGCTACAGCGTCTCCAAAACGTGAACATTTCCGCCGGCAGCGTCACCGAGGAGCCGCAAGAGTTCTGGTCGATACGCGAGATCTACGACGACTACGAGGCCAGCTATGAGCGTACCCATCGTCGTACCCAGTTGATTGAGCACGTAAAGAAATGCGGTCCCAAGACGGCCGCTGCCACCCAATTGTCTTCGCTGCCGCGCAACCTGCTGAACCCAGAGATGAAGCATCGCGAGGAGCCCATGTGCGACTACATGGTCAACAACGAGGAGGAGCTGTATGTGAACAAGAACACAGTCATATGGACCCAGGGCCTCGGCGACGCGGACGATGGCGTCTACAAGCGCATGTGCTTCACCACCGACTTTCCGGTGAAGTTTGCCTGCTTCTTGAACCGCACCTTCGTACGCGGCCGCCTGGCCCAGATGAAGGCGACCATCGAGTCGGACGACGACAGCCTTAAGGCCATTTGCGTGATGGACTCGGATGCCATGCGAGTCTATTGCAATGATGGCGAGGATTTCCTCGCCAGCGTCGAGTTTCCCGTCGCCCAGCTGTGGCAGACGAAGCACGGCCTCCTGCTGGAAAAGGACGCAGACAATGCTCTGATCTCGAATCTCTCGATACCCATGCCGCGGCTGTTCTCCATGTCCCATCCGCTGCACGAGGCCTGTCCGGTGGTCCTCAAAACATGCACCAATGCCACCGGCTATGTGATAGAACCCGAATACAGTGTGATCTATACGACAGAAGACTCCGATCTGGTGCTGCTCTACGATGCAAAGTTTTCCAAGCATTTTGTTACGCGCCTGCGAAAGGTAACGCCCGAGGAAGTGAATCTTGTGCAGCAGGATCTGGGGCATACAACGATCGGGCCACGATCGTCAAGTGCCACTAGCTTCAGCACACCCAAGGCCACAGGAA CCACGCCGAAAGTTCTGCCGAATGTCTCTGGGTTTCTGGGGAGGAATAACACCACCACAACGAGCAGTGGGGGCGCACATGCACACACCCCACTAGGGCACAATCTCTCCAAGTTTGGACTCAGCCAATCGCAGTCGTTCAGCGGGGTCCTCGGCCAGACAAA TCGTGCCTCCCTGGGCACGCCGCTCAGTCAGCTGCAGAGCAGCTTCGGTCAGTCGATGTCCGCCAAGGATATGCGCAAAATGAGCCACGTGAAGCCCGCCAAGCCCATCGAGCCGGAGATGTGTCTGGAGCATATTTGGACGGAGAATACCTATGACAG GCAACGCGAATTCTGCGAGATGGCCACGCGCGGCTTTATTCACACGGATCTGGTGGGTCAGACGTACATGTGCTATCTACTGGCCCGCTCCTGCCGACTGCAGATGGTGAGGATCACGGGCTATGGCAGCACCGATGTCCAGCTCTCTACCATGGCCTCTACGCTGCCGGCCAAGGATGCTGTGGGCTTGAGTCGTATGCATATGATTGCTGTCCTGGATCCTGGTGGCAGTCTGATCCTCTACACGGGCACTGTGCTCATCTCCAAGGTGCACATCACACCGCTGCTTGCCTCCAGTGTGCCCAGCATATCGATGGTCACGCCCAAGGTTgtgccaacaacaacaggagGAGAGGGCTGCGCAAAGGCCACCACCAGCAGAAGCTCCTTTGAGGGTGTGCGTCGTAGCAGCCTGTTGCCCTCCAAGGCACCCTCAGATCTGGCAGCCTTTGACGAGGAGCTGCACATGCTGTCGCCCATTGCCCCGCAGGTCATCTGCTATACGCCCCGGCAGGCGCACAATATCTGCAAGTCGCTGCGTGATCCGGCGGGTAATCGTTTGACCCTTGTCTATGCCACCGGCCGAATGCTGCGGATCGCCCTGCCGCTGCTGAATGACACACGACTGGTGACACGCTGCATTGCCACGCTGCGGCAGGTCCTGAATCCCACACAGTTTCTGCATTTCATCATCCGTTGGTACAGTGCCCGCAATCCGCCGGGGTCCCGTGATCTCAGCAGTGAACAAGAGTGGCAGATCTTTCGGAGTACGCTGCTCGCACTCATGGGGTGCACAGCGGCGCCCGATATGGAAACGTCGGAGACCTATGGCCGGTGTGCCACACCAGTGCCCCATTCACCCCAGACAGAGGAGAGCGGAGGAGCTGGCGGCGATTGCTTGAGTGCCAGCCTCCAGAATGAGCCAAAGAAGCGGCGAAAGTACAACGATTGCGAGGAGTACACCGACGAGGATTGGgagtttctgctgctgcagacAACGCTGGCGCCATGCGGCAGCGATGGCCACAGCTACAGCGTGGACATGAGCGCCCCGCTCTTTCAGATGATACCCGCCATCTTCTATAGCCTTCATTTGCTGTACGAGGATCTCAAGTTGGATGTGATCTTTCAGGCGGCCGAGTCGTATTTGGCAGGG TTCCTACATCAGATGGCCATCGATATGCAGCTGGATAACTATGTCCTGCACTATGTCCTGGACTTTCCCGAGCTCACGCACAAGACCAGCAAGCTATCGCTGCTCAGTTTCGAGCACGGAGCCATGATGCAGCACCAGGAGCTGTTGCGAGTGCCCACGCCGAGTGTCTTTGGCCAGATGGAGCACATTGTGATGGCCCGCGAGGAGGTCTTGCCCTACAACTTCATCGAGTGCATCAATGAGCGCAGTCGCAAcatgctgcagctgctgtcgCTGGTGTTGCACGGGCCCGAGCGCATCAAGCACTGGTGGCAGCTGCTCGAGCTTCCGGAGGCCGTTCAATCGAACTATCCAAAGCGCCCCAAGCGCACGATAACGGGTGGTGTGTCCAAGTATCATCAGCTGCTGGAACTGCTGCTGGCCATGCGCTTTAAGCGGCAGGATATTGAGCGATTTCCGGCTGCAGTGCATCTGATTGTGGCTGATGCCTTGGAGGAGGCACGCGTTGCGCCGCCAATTAGCAGCTGCATGTCTGCCTATGATCTGATACTGAGACCCGAATTGGCCTCCCACTTTACGCTGGCATTCCTGGAGAAGAGCATCGAGCAGCCGCACTGCGGTCGTCTCTACAAGGAGGATTCACTGTCCGCGAGGTGTGCCATGGGTGTGGGGCAGGAGTGGATGACCACAGAGCCGGATGCGAATCTGCGGCACGATGATATGGACAATATGGACACGAAACTGCTAAGATTGCGCTTCCCGGACGACATGAGGGTGGAGGAGGTGCGTCGCCTGCTCAGCAGCTCCGAGCCGGTGCCCATCGAGGTGCACCAATCCCCCGGGACGAGCGATCATGAGTTCATCGAGGAGCAGGAGAAGCAATTGTTTGCTTTGTGCGCCCGCACCATGACCCTGCCTCTGGGCCGTGGCATGTTCACGCTGCGCACCCTACTGCCGAAGCCCAGCGACAGCGTGCCCATGCCGAAGCTCTGTCTGGTTGGCCGTGAGCCGCACAAGGGCACCACCATCGAGATGCAACAGATCGAATTCCCTGCAAATATGAGCATGTGGCCATCGTTTCACAATGGCGTGGCCACCGGCCTGAAGGTCTCACCCCAGGCGCAGGATGTGGACTCCACGTGGATCGTCTACAACAAGCCCAAGGCTCAGGCTAATAATGCCCTGGAACATGCTGGCTTCCTCATGGCCCTCGGCCTCAATGGACACCTCAAAACGCTGTCCTTCATGAGCGTCTACAAGTACCTCGTGAAGTGCGATGAGATGACCAATGTGGGCCTCCTATTGGGCATTTCAGCCGCCCATCGTGGCACCATGGACACAAAGATCACCAAGCTATTGAGCGTTCATCTGGAGGCCCTGCTCCCAGCCACCGCCATGGAACTGGACATTCCACAGAGCACACAAGTGGCTGCTCTGATGGGGATTGGTATGCTCTATCAGGGCTCGGCCAAGCGGCACATTGCCGAGGTACTGCTGCAGGAGATTGGCCGTCCGCCCGGCCCCGAGATGGAGAACTGTGTGGAGCGCGAATCGTATGCTATGACAGCAGGCCTGGCCCTGGGCCTGGTAACGCTCGGGCAGGGTGAGTCGCCCGCAGGTCTCAGGGATCTCCAGCTGCCGGATACGCTCCACTACTATATGATGGGTGGGGTGAAGCGTCCCATCACGGGCTCCCAAAAGGAGAAGTACCGCCTGGCCTCGTTCCAAGTGCGCGAGGGCGAGAATGTCAATATCGATGTGACGGCCCCGGGCGCCACTCTGGCCTTGGGTCTGATGTTCTTCAATTCGGGGAATACAGCGATTGCCGAATGGATGCAGCCACCGGATTCGCGGTATCTGCTGGACATGGTGAGGCCcgattttctgctgctgcgcaCCATTGCCCGTGGGTTGATTCTATGGGAAAATGTACTACCGGACAACGAATGGTTCCAGGCGCAATTCCCTGCGAATCTGCGCGTTCATCTGCGGATGCCGATGCGCGATGATGAGCCCCAGGCAGAGGATGGAGATGTGGATTACGAGGCCATCAC TCAGGCATATTGCAACATTGTGGCTGGTGCCGCCTTCTGTATTGGCCTGAAATACGCGGGCACTGAGAATTCGGTGGCCTTTGCCACCCTACGGGCGGCCATCAAGGAATTCCTGGGTTTCCCTGGCACACCCATGGGCGAATGTGCTGGCCGCACCACCGTCGAGAGTTGTCTGATGGTGCTCCTGATTTCCATTTCCCTGGTATTTGCCGGCTCTGGCAATTGTGAGATACTGCGCATCATACGGTTTTTGAGATCGCGCGTGGGTCCGCAGTATCCGCACATCACGTACGGCTCTCATATGGCCATACATATGTCGCTGGGACTGCTCTTTCTGGGCGCGGGACGCTTTACCATTGCTAAGACCCCGGAATCGATTGCGGCATTGGTGTGCGCCTTCTTTCCCAAGTTCCCCATACACAGCAATGACAATCG CTATCATCTTCAGGCCCTGCGACATCTGTACGTGCTggctgtggagccgcgactgTTTCTCCCGCGGGACATAGACACCAATCAGCTGTGTCTGTGCAACGTTTCGGTGCTGGAGGTGGGCGCCAGTGAGCTGCGACGCCTGCCCATTGCCCCATGCATCCTGCCAGAGCTGAGCACGCTGCAGAAGGTGATCGTAGACGATGAGAATTACTGGCCGGTGTGCTTTGAGAGGTCGCGCAACTGGCATCAGCTGGAGAAGGCCCTGGAGTTGAGTGCACCCATTGACATTAAGAAACGGACTGGCTGTCTCTCTCATTTGGAGGACCCGGACCGGCTGAAGAGCATGCTCGCCCAGACATTGACCCTCGAGCAGAGCATCTGCTGGCAGATGGACACGAACGATCTAAAGCGATTCCAGGCGGAGGTGCTGGTGAAGCCATTCATTAGTCGCTGCCTGGACATCAAAGGCACGCAGCTCAGTCACGAGGAACTGGTGAAGCGTCATCAGTTGATTCTGCTGTTCTACAATGCGGTGGTCAAGGATCGTATGCATCTGCTCCCCGTCTACCTCACCCTCTTCGAT CACGTAACGAAACCCATGCCCAACAACACGGATGTGtggcagctgaagctgattGATTCGTATCTGCGTCGTGGCAAGGAGTCGGATCATTCCCGACTCTCCGTGGAACTCATCCAGATGATGCAGGAGATCTTCAAGCAGCAAATGGAGGCCTCCACCACCCAACTATGCATACCGTTGCGTGCATTTCTCAGCAAGAAGCGACTGGAGCCCAGCTATGTGGCGACCATCAGCGGGCCCGATCTGCAGCGCGTCTTCTGTTTGATCAACTATTACAATCTGATGCCCAATATGCTGACTGGAGTGGATCTCACTGGTGGTTCGGTGAACTACTTGCACTTGCTCTTTGCCTTCCGGCAGCTTAATCTCGGTCCAAACACCGTCTTTGGCCTGCTCAAGATACTGCAGGCGCTCGCCTGCTGCCAGCCGACGATACTCGAGGAGGCTCCCTCGATCTTGACCATGGCCATGGGAGGGCCATGA
- the LOC108155947 gene encoding P3 protein — translation MASPVLRWMWLMLALGLSPIAMAWMAHFRPSSLTLRMEKGDRVSLTLENVPPSTLQQPQRYVFRLESAANDLASVPEENSTIAVDLLNPDTRDWTGDIQVNAHFLGETKITVRLFDNMSNSSQLPTQGSNDSTLDVKVQRPSRVVDHVFIGSIVLLMSLLYINFGAALNLDVLRGLVTRPVGPCIGFVMQVVGMPLLSYALGVFIFPEAPAMQLGLFFTGISPSGGASNTWSAVLGGNIHLSVLMTTVSNVAAFVTMPLWIFTLGQLIFERAGMQVPYGTIATYCACLIIPLLMGLAVQKRSPRLTRVLVRLLKPISACLILFIVIFAIITNFYLFYLFSWQIAVAGMALPGLGYIFAWLAAKLLHQTAADALTIAIETGIQNTGIAIFLLTTTLESPQSDLTTVVPVSVAVMTPLPLLGIYLYNRCCRPKPDEVAAGESQRIV, via the exons ATGGCCTCACCTGTGCTGAGATGGATGTGGCTGATGCTCGCCCTGGGCCTTTCGCCCATTGCCATGGCCTGGATGGCACACTTTCGGCCATCCAGCCTCACGCTGCGCATGGAGAAGGGCGATCGGGTGTCGCTCACGCTGGAGAACGTGCCGCCGTCAACGTTGCAGCAACCCCAGCGATATGTCTTCCGCCTGGAGAGTGCCGCAAATGACCTGGCCAGTGTGCCCGAGGAGAACTCCACCATAGCAGTGGATCTGTTGAATCCGGACACACGAGACTGGACGGGCGACATTCAGGTGAATGCCCACTTTCTGGGCGAGACCAAGATCACAGTCCGTCTGTTTGACAACATGTCGAACAGCAGCCAGCTGCCGACGCAGGGCAGCAACGACAGCACGCTAGACGTGAAGGTGCAGCGGCCGAGCCGTGTGGTGGATCATGTCTTCATCGGCTCCATCGTCCTGCTGATGTCGCTGCTGTACATCAACTTTGGGGCCGCCCTCAATCTAGATGTGCTGCGGGGATTGGTGACGCGACCAGTCGGTCCCTGCATCGGATTCGTTATGCAGGTGGTGGGTATGCCGCTGCTAAGCTACGCTCTGGGAGTATTCATATTCCCCGAGGCCCCGGCCATGCAGCTGGGCCTCTTCTTCACTGGAATCTCGCCCAGCGGCGGGGCATCCAATACCTGGTCTGCGGTGCTGGGCGGCAACATTCATCTCTCGGTGCTAATGACAACGGTTAGCAATGTGGCCGCCTTTGTCACGATGCCGCTGTGGATTTTCACACTCGGGCAGCTGATCTTTGAGCGGGCCGGGATGCAGGTGCCATACGGAACGATTGCCACCTACTGTGCCTGCCTCATCATACCTCTGCTGATGGGCTTGGCTGTACAGAAGCGTTCGCCACGCCTCACGCGAGTCCTCGTGCGCCTGTTGAAGCCCATCTCTGCCTGCCTCATCCTGTTCATTGTGATATTTGCGATCATCACGAACTTTTATCTATTCTATCTGTTCTCCTGGCAG ATTGCTGTGGCCGGCATGGCCCTGCCCGGACTAGGCTACATCTTTGCCTGGCTGGCTGCCAAGCTGCTGCATCAGACCGCCGCCGATGCCCTGACCATTGCCATCGAAACGGGCATACAGAACACGGGCATTGCCATCTTCCTGCTGACCACCACGCTCGAATCGCCGCAGTCGGATCTCACCACAGTGGTGCCCGTGTCGGTGGCCGTGATGACACCGCTTCCCCTGCTCGGCATTTATCTCTACAATCGCTGCTGTCGCCCCAAGCCGGATGAGGTGGCTGCAGGAGAGTCCCAGCGCATTGTTTGA
- the LOC108162813 gene encoding adenosylhomocysteinase — protein MSKPAYKVADIGLAEWGRKAIIIAENEMPGLMACRKKYGPSKILKGARITGCLHMTVQTAVLIETLVELGAEVQWSSCNIFSTQDNAAAAIAATGVPVYAWKGETDEEYMWCIEQTLVFPDGKPLNMILDDGGDLTNLVHEKFPQYLKDIKGLSEETTTGVHNLYKMFKDGRLGIPAINVNDSVTKSKFDNLYGCRESLIDGIKRATDVMIAGKVCCVAGYGDVGKGCAQALKGFGGRVIVTEIDPINALQAAMEGYEVTTMEEASKEASIFVTTTGCRDIITSVHLLNMPDDAIVCNIGHFDIEIDVDWLNANAKEKVNVKPQVDRYTMPNGRHIILLAEGRLVNLGCAHGHPSFVMSNSFTNQVLAQIELWTKSAQYKVGVHVLPKVLDEEVASLHLEKLGVKLTKLTEKQSSYLGVPKTGPFKPDHYRY, from the exons ATGTCGAAGCCTGCCTACAAAGTTG CCGATATCGGTCTGGCCGAATGGGGACGCAAGGCGATTATCATTGCGGAGAACGAGATGCCCGGCCTGATGGCCTGCCGCAAGAAGTACGGGCCGTCCAAGATCCTGAAGGGGGCTCGCATCACCGGCTGCCTGCACATGACCGTCCAGACGGCGGTGCTCATCGAGACCCTCGTGGAGCTGGGCGCTGAG GTCCAATGGTCCAGCTGCAACATCTTTAGCACACAGGATAACGCCGCGGCTGCCATTGCTGCCACCGGTGTGCCTGTGTACGCGTGGAAGGGTGAAACGGACGAGGAGTACATGTGGTGCATCGAGCAGACTCTGGTCTTCCCCGATGGCAAGCCCCTGAACATGATCCTGGACGATGGCGGTGATCTGACCAATCTGGTGCACGAGAAGTTCCCCCAGTACCTGAAGGACATCAAGGGTCTCAGCGAGGAGACGACCACGGGTGTCCACAACCTCTACAAGATGTTCAAGGACGGCCGCCTGGGCATCCCGGCCATCAATGTCAACGATTCCGTGACGAAGAGCAAGTTCGACAATCTGTACGGCTGCCGGGAGTCTCTGATCGATGGAATCAAGCGCGCCACAGATGTGATGATCGCCGGCAAGGTGTGCTGCGTCGCTGGTTACGGTGATGTGGGCAAGGGCTGTGCCCAGGCTCTGAAGGGATTCGGTGGACGGGTGATCGTCACCGAAATCGATCCAATCAATGCCCTGCAGGCCGCCATGGAGGGCTACGAGGTGACCACAATGGAGGAGGCCAGCAAGGAGGCATCCATCTTTGTGACCACCACCGGATGCCGCGACATCATCACCTCCGTGCACCTGCTCAACATGCCCGACGATGCCATCGTTTGCAACATCGGCCACTTTGACATAGAGATCGATGTCGACTGGCTGAATGCCAATGCCAAGGAGAAGGTGAACGTGAAGCCCCAGGTCGATCGCTACACCATGCCCAATGGCCGTCACATCATCCTCCTGGCCGAGGGCCGTCTGGTTAACTTGGGCTGTGCCCACGGCCATCCCAGCTTCGTTATGTCTAACTCCTTCACCAACCAAGTGCTCGCCCAGATCGAACTGTGGACCAAGTCCGCCCAGTACAAGGTCGGCGTCCACGTCCTGCCCAAGGTCCTCGACGAGGAAGTGGCCAGTCTCCATCTGGAAAAGCTCGGCGTCAAGCTCACCAAACTGACGGAGAAGCAGTCCAGCTATCTGGGTGTGCCCAAGACGGGACCCTTCAAGCCCGACCACTACCGCTACTGA
- the LOC108155963 gene encoding uncharacterized protein LOC108155963, with protein sequence MGSSVVSQLARKYAAVIFFPTVAVGSIYADWSHTRKWKRQQHQLAHSAQLKSQS encoded by the coding sequence ATGGGCAGTAGTGTTGTCTCGCAATTGGCTCGAAAGTACGCTGCAGTGATTTTCTTTCCCACTGTTGCAGTCGGCTCTATTTACGCAGATTGGTCGCACACCCGCAAGTGGAAGCGCCAGCAACACCAGTTGGCACACAGCGCTCAGCTAAAGAGTCAGAGCTAG
- the LOC108155978 gene encoding NADH dehydrogenase [ubiquinone] 1 beta subcomplex subunit 1, whose product MVLGLDKRALWAAVPLFGFALGHFLDKKETERMTMFRDKSALYARPGGSENQTPSW is encoded by the coding sequence ATGGTGCTCGGCCTGGACAAGCGTGCCCTGTGGGCAGCCGTGCCGTTATTCGGCTTCGCCCTTGGCCACTTTCTTGACAAGAAGGAGACGGAGCGAATGACCATGTTCCGCGACAAGAGCGCTCTGTATGCCCGTCCCGGTGGCAGCGAGAACCAAACGCCGTCATGGTGA